One window of the Salvia miltiorrhiza cultivar Shanhuang (shh) chromosome 6, IMPLAD_Smil_shh, whole genome shotgun sequence genome contains the following:
- the LOC130989424 gene encoding peroxidase 31-like, which yields MASPLLQLLALSVLLLLGPAAEAAGKGRRSQPYLSTTYYSKSCPKFEKIVQDTTTDKQISSPTTAAAALRLFFHDCFVGGCDASVLVSSTRFSKAERDADINLSLPGDGFDVVVRAKTALELNCPGVVSCADILAVATRNLVVMMGGPFYPVKLGRKDALASRAADVEGNLPRPTMPMSQIIQIFQSKGFSIQEMVALSGAHTIGFSHCKEFSSNLYNYSKTSESDPAYYPEFARSLRNACADYHRNPTLSVFNDVITPNKFDNVYYNNVKKGLGLMSSDHGLSSDPRTRGFVELYSRDQNAFFRAFASAMQKLSVYGVKTGRRGEIRHRCDALNF from the coding sequence ATGGCGTCGCCACTGCTTCAGCTGCTCGCGCTCTCCGTCCTCCTCCTACTCGGCCCCGCCGCCGAAGCCGCGGGGAAGGGGCGGCGGAGCCAGCCGTACCTGAGCACCACGTACTACAGCAAGTCCTGCCCCAAATTCGAGAAGATCGTGCAGGACACCACCACCGACAAGCAGATCTCCTCccccaccaccgccgccgcagCGCTCCGCCTCTTCTTCCACGACTGCTTCGTCGGCGGATGCGACGCCTCCGTCCTCGTCTCCTCCACCCGCTTCAGCAAGGCCGAGCGCGACGCCGACATCAACCTCTCCCTCCCCGGCGACGGCTTCGATGTCGTCGTCCGCGCCAAGACCGCGCTGGAGCTCAACTGCCCCGGCGTCGTCTCCTGCGCCGACATCCTCGCCGTCGCCACCCGCAACCTCGTCGTCATGATGGGCGGCCCCTTCTACCCCGTCAAATTAGGGCGCAAGGACGCACTAGCCTCCCGCGCCGCCGACGTCGAGGGCAATCTCCCCCGCCCTACCATGCCTATGTCTCAAATCATCCAGATTTTCCAATCGAAAGGATTCTCGATCCAGGAAATGGTCGCATTATCCGGCGCTCACACCATCGGATTCTCGCATTGCAAGGAGTTCAGCTCCAATCTCTACAACTACAGCAAAACCTCCGAATCCGACCCGGCCTACTACCCCGAATTCGCGAGATCGCTCCGAAACGCCTGCGCCGACTACCACAGAAACCCTACCCTATCCGTATTCAACGACGTCATTACGCCTAACAAATTTGACAACGTGTATTACAACAATGTGAAGAAAGGATTGGGGCTGATGTCATCGGATCACGGATTGAGCTCGGATCCGAGGACCCGAGGGTTCGTGGAGCTGTATTCGAGAGACCAGAACGCCTTCTTCCGCGCATTCGCGAGCGCGATGCAGAAGCTCAGCGTCTATGGCGTCAAGACGGGGAGGAGAGGAGAGATTAGGCACAGGTGCGATGCTCTAAACTTTTGa
- the LOC130989397 gene encoding U-box domain-containing protein 40, which translates to MGSGKQRWKISFHKSPLNSSPLKKHIPVEFLCPLSGSIMADPVIVSSGHTFERSCVHACVSLSFHPSLHGAAAADFSAVIPNLALRSTILNWCRRHHLDPPTPLDFFSAEKIVRQLMPSPPPPPDLTRSPSVVSAASSEESRSRTPLPLINSTRPSCYSSSSSSSEIDITSNSILLEEEELYKKLKSAQIYEQEEALASLRKLSRTREDTRACLCTPRMLTALKSLITSRYSNLQVNAAAALVNLSLEKRNKVKIVRSGIVPPLIDVLRGGHGEAQDHAAGALFSLSLDEQNKTAIGVLGALPPLLHALRSDSERTRHDSALALYHLSLVQSNRVKMIKLGAVQILLGMVKSGHMLGRVMLVLCNLAGSVEGRAAMLDGGAVECFLRLLRSEEFESSEESCVAALYGLSYGGLRFKGLAKEGGAEAVVERVEKRGRSDQARENCRRILEVLREKIDEDEDVNWEELLGFNDDLDLSRSRSSS; encoded by the coding sequence ATGGGGAGCGGCAAGCAGCGGTGGAAGATCTCCTTTCACAAATCGCCGTTGAATTCCTCGCCGCTCAAGAAGCACATTCCAGTCGAGTTCCTCTGCCCACTCTCCGGCTCGATCATGGCGGATCCCGTCATCGTCTCCTCCGGCCACACATTCGAGCGCAGCTGCGTCCACGCCTGCGTCTCCCTCTCCTTCCACCCCTCtctccacggcgccgccgccgccgatttcTCCGCCGTCATCCCCAACCTCGCCCTCCGCTCCACCATCCTCAATTGgtgccgccgccaccacctcgACCCCCCGACCCCCCTCGACTTCTTCTCCGCCGAGAAAATCGTCCGTCAATTGATgccctcgccgccgccgccgcccgatTTAACTCGATCGCCGAGCGTAGTCTCCGCCGCCAGCTCGGAGGAGTCGCGGTCGCGGACTCCTCTCCCCCTAATCAACTCGACTCGCCCTTCGTGCTACTCGTCTTCCTCCTCATCCAGCGAAATCGACATCACGTCGAATTCGATTCTATTGGAAGAGGAAGAATTgtacaagaagctgaaaagcgCTCAAATCTACGAGCAGGAGGAGGCGCTGGCATCCCTCCGGAAACTGTCGCGAACCAGAGAGGACACCCGCGCCTGCCTCTGCACGCCGCGGATGCTAACCGCTCTGAAATCGCTCATCACCTCCAGATACTCGAACCTGCAGGTGAACGCCGCGGCGGCGCTGGTGAACCTGTCGCTGGAGAAGCGGAACAAGGTGAAGATCGTGCGGTCGGGGATCGTGCCGCCGCTGATCGACGTCCTGAGGGGTGGACACGGCGAGGCGCAGGACCACGCAGCCGGCGCGCTCTTCAGCTTATCCCTGGACGAGCAGAACAAGACGGCGATCGGGGTTCTGGGGGCGCTGCCGCCGCTTCTCCACGCGCTGCGGTCCGACTCGGAGCGGACTCGGCACGACTCGGCGCTGGCGCTGTACCATCTGTCGCTGGTGCAGAGCAACCGGGTGAAGATGATCAAGCTCGGGGCGGTGCAGATTCTGCTGGGGATGGTGAAGTCGGGGCATATGTTGGGTCGGGTCATGCTGGTATTGTGCAACTTGGCGGGGAGCGTGGAGGGGAGGGCGGCGATGCTGGACGGCGGCGCGGTGGAGTGTTTTTTGAGGCTGTTGAGGTCGGAGGAGTTTGAATCGAGCGAAGAGAGCTGCGTGGCGGCGTTGTACGGGCTGAGCTACGGCGGGTTGAGGTTCAAGGGGCTAGCGAAGGAGGGCGgggcggaggcggtggtggAGAGGGTGGAGAAAAGGGGGAGGAGCGATCAGGCGAGGGAGAATTGCAGGAGGATTTTGGAGGTGCTGAGAGAGAAAATCGATGAAGATGAGGATGTGAATTGGGAGGAATTGTTGGGTTTCAACGATGATCTTGATCTCTCCCGCTCCCGCTCCTCTTCTTGA